AATTACAATGGATGTCGCCGCAAGAGTATTTAGAATGGGAACCTATGCAACAACTGCGCCACGAGTATATCGACGGCGAAGTTTTTGTCATGACTGAGGGAACAAAACCTCATAATCGCATTGCTTTAAACTTAGTCACAGCTTTAGATAGTCATCTGGTTCAAAGTGGTTGTGAAGTGTACATTTCAGATGTGAAAGTACAAGTTGTGACTGCTAATAGTTATTGTTATCCAGATGTTGTTGTTACCTGCGATCCAAGAGATCGGGAATCTAATTCAATCGTTCAACATCCTTGCCTAATTGTTGAAGTGCTTTCCCCTTCTACAGAAGCATACGATCGCGGTGGGAAATTTGCTCGATATCGTCAGTTAGAAACTTTGCAAGAATACGTTTTAATTGACTCCGAACAAATTGGTGTAGATTGTTTTCGTCGCAACGAACAAGGTTTGTGGGTACTGTATCCTTATACGACAGAAGATACGATAACTTTGGTAAGTGTGGGGTTATCTTTACCCGTTACTGCACTCTATCGTCAAGTTAAATTCGATCCTAAAGCAGCAGAGAGTTAAATCGCGATCGCATTTTGCACCTTCATCTTTTCCGACAGATATATTCAGCCATAGTTGGTGAAAGATAGTTTGATTCAAATTCAAATCCAACTCGATCCAGCATTCCTTCTATAATCCAAGCAAAAGTGCTGTATTCTTCCCGAACGTGCGTTTCAAAATCATCTGCGGGATCTTCAAAATCAACGCCAACTTGCTGTAAGTCATTGTAGTGCCAAGTAGGAAGTTTCTGCATAGTTCTTTTGCCTCAGTAATTCCTTGCTACAAACAAGATAAGACATTAATTCGAGCCTATGTGGAAAACAAGACTACCCTGAAGCACATCTGTGCGATCGCCATAACTACTTACAGTAATCGATTGCGCTTTGTCAAAAAATGGTTTTGCTGCCACTTCTAATAGTTTAACTAAAGGTAATTGACGCTCTAAAATTGCTCGACTTCTAGGTAAATCCAAATATAGATAACCTTGATTTGGCTGAGGAATGGCTTTAATGACAGCTTGGAACTGAGAATTCTTCAGTAAAGAACTAGTTTTTGCCGCTTTTAAAGCTGCATCCATTGCTGCAACTGAAGACGTGAAAATTTCGTATTTATCTATGGTAGTATAAACACCTTCGACTTTAGCTTTAAGAGTAAGTAACGAGCGATCGCCTAGTTCGGATGGACTAGATGGAACTGTATTTACCTGCGTCCAAGCATAGATTTTTTGCTCTTCAGAAAATAGAGGTGTAATACTTAAACCTCTATTTTCAGCGATTGTATTGAAGCGTTCGATCGCTAAATCTGTCCCTTCAGACTTCTCAGCCACGAAAATCCAATCAGCACTCGTACTAACATCTGTTTGGGGTAGCATTCCTAAAGCATATTCCCCTTGCACCCAGCTAAAAATATCTTGCGAAATATCTATACCCCAACTATCTTGTAATTTAGCTAAAGGTTGAGTTACTAAGCGCGAAATTGCATCATTACTAGAACCAGATAGGACAGTTGTAACTTGTCTCCATAACTGATTTAAATTAGTATTTTGTAAATGGCTCAAATCTAAACCCGCGATCGCTAATCCCGTTGTTTTAGGTAAATATTGTAATGCTTGCACGGGTTCAGATAGCATCTTGCCAGCAGGAGCGAGTTCTGTCTGAGTAGCAGCAGCGATTGAGGTTTCTGCAACAATTCCTTGCGGATTTAATTTTAAGGCGATAATTTGACTGTCATAAATTTGCTCTTGCGGTTCTTTCCCCAACCAAGTTGTCACTTGAGGTAAATTGAGAAAGATCGTGCCAATTCGCTTGGCTGGTAATAAACTTAATGCGTGCTGATATTGAGCAGAATCATTCAAACTCAGATCGGGTGCTTGGACGTTATTAATTGCCTCTCGCAATACTTTAGGATGATTGGCAAATAAAATAAAGCGATCGCCCACTGCTGCGCCGACAAGAGAGATTCGTTCTTGTAGGGGCGCACGGCTGTGCGCCCCTACATTTACCCGATCGCGATCGGAGAAAATATTAACGCCTTGATAAGTTTCTGAAACTAAATCTCTACCCGCGATCGCCCGTTGGGAAAATAATAATTGTAAAAATTCTCTACTTTTAGCCGGATTTCTGCTAGTTAATACCATTAAATATCCTGGCTGATTGCCATTTGCCACATCGCGATCGATATCTGGACTCGTCACAGCCAAAGTAACTTCTTCCCCCAGCCAAGGTTGAATATCTTGGCGATAGTCGAGACTACTACTAGCTAGTAAACTAGATTTAAAGCATTCTAGTTCCTGACGCGACTGCCTGCGATCGCTCGGACGTGCGACTAATTGCCGCAACGACTCTAGTTTTTCTGGATTGACTAGCAAAGATACCATTGCAGGTGCTTGCTTAGGCACAAATATCGCTGCTGCTGGTATATTTGTCGTACCACCTCGTAGTAAGCTGAGAGGACTTTGGGCATTAATCCAATAAAAACAGCCAATTCCGATCGATAGCAGTACTACCACACCAGCTGCGATGGCAGAAAAAAATAAGCTTCGCTTCATGGTTTGTCATTCGTCATTGGTCATTGGTCATTTGTAAGTCAGTGTGATAAATGACAACTTTGTACAGACGTTACATGTAACGTCTCTACACTGACAACTGTTAACTGTTAACTGATAACTGTCCCCAGCCCCTCATTATGAATCCTTTTAACCAAATTAGTGTAGAAGAACTGGCTCAGATGTTAAGTTCTGATGCTAGAGAGCAATTGCAATTGATCGACGTGCGCGAACCGGATGAAGTCGCGATCGCTCATATTGATGGGTTTGAAGTTCTACCCTTGAGTCAATTTGCAAATTGGGCTGATTCTATCCCCACACGCTTCGATCCTCAAGCAGAAACCATAGTTATGTGCCATCACGGTATTCGTTCGGCTCAGATGTGCCAGTGGTTGAGTCGTCAAGGTTTTACAAATCTTAGAAATTTAGCAGGGGGAATTGATGCTTACTCCGCTGCGATCGATCCATCTGTTCCTAGATACTAGGTATCAGTTATCAGTTATCAGTTATCAGTTAACCAACAATCGCCTTCACGCAGCGTAGCGTTTACTGTCAACCGTCAACCCTTCACTACTCACTGTTCCCCGTTCCCCATCCCCATCGGTGTTTAGTAATAATTGCTACCAAATGATTTTCAATTTTAAGGAAAAGTACAGTCTATATTAGATTTAGGGTTGCTAAAGCTACATAGAGTATTGCTCCCCGGTTGAATTTATTTAGATAGAGGCTTTAACTCTGCCGAATGCAGGCTATAACATTTAAAATGTTATGCATGTATTGACAGTTGATAAATTTTATGCACTAAAAGGATATCTTTTTTGAGAAATAGCTAAAACCGTAGGAGAGTTCAGGCACAATCGAAATATAACTTTGTATTTTATTTAAAACGGTCTATCTTTTTTGCTATCTTGAATAACTAAAAATTAAAAAAATCTACAGATTACATTTACATTTTTTAACCTCGCTTCTCATCTCACTAGTCTCGTTTTACCTATGCAAGTGCAGCTAAACGATCGCCAACAGCATATACTTTGGGCAACAGTACGACACTACATCGCCACTGCCGAACCAGTGGGTTCAAAAGCTTTATTGGAAGAATATAACCTCGGCGTGAGTTCTGCAACCATTCGTAACGCGATGGGAATGCTAGAAAAAGCTGGTTTACTTTACCAACCCCACACCTCGGCGGGAAGAATTCCCTCTGACTCCGGCTATCGAATTTACGTCGATCGCCTCATGACTCCTTCAGATGTTTGGGGACGGCAGGTAGAACAGCTACTTCAAGAGCAATTAAAGTGGGAAGATTGGAGCCTGGAAGCTTTATTAAGAGGCGCAGCGCAGATTTTAGCCAAGGTAAGTGGTTGCATTACTTTAATTACCATGCCTAGCGCTAACATGGCACGGTTACGCCACATTCAACTGATTCAAATTGAGTCAGGGCGGATAATGTTGATTGTGGTGACAGATACTTATGAAACCCAGTCAGTATTGTTAGATTTGCCGATTTCAGAAGCGGATACACTCTTAGAATCAGATCCAGAAGTTATAGAAAGAGAGCTACAAATACTCTCCAACTTCCTAAATAGCCAACTGCGCGGGCGATCGCTGTGTGAATTAGCGTCACTTGACTGGAATCAATTAGACTGCGAATTTCAACAATATGGCGATCGCTTAAAAACTGTATTTGCAGATATTTGTCGGCGGACTCAACCGCTTCCAGCTAGTACTCAAATTGCAATTCGAGGCGTATCTGAAGTTTTGCGTCAGCCAGAGTTTGCCGAGTTACAGCAAGTCCAGACGATTCTACATCTATTAGAAGAAGAACAGCAACAGCTGCTACCTTTTATTTTTGAAGAACCAGAATTAGATTCTAACTCCAGGCGGCGAGTTACAATTCGCATCGGCTCGGAAAATACACTCGAACCTATTCGTGGTTGTACCCTAATTTCATCCACCTATCGACGCGGTACAGTTCCCGTTGGCAGCGTGGGAGTCTTAGGACCAACCCGTTTAGATTACGAAACTGCGATCGCCATAGTCGAAGCTGCTGCTGATTATCTATCTGATGCATTAAGCAACTAGCAAAGAATGACTATTCTACATCTTGCCTTTTTGCATCACTTCTTGTAGATGTTGGCGGATTTCTTGCGCTTGCTGTTTATCTTGTTCGCGTAATTTTTGGAACAACTCTACACAAGGTTGAGAATCCATTGACTGAGCGTCATTGATGTATGTTTCATATGCTTTGACAGCTTCAGCCTTATGGTGCAACGCTGTGAGCAAATCGTATTCTAAATTGCTCATTGCTCTTTCACTTCCAGTAGCAGTCATAGATTTACCCTCCAAATTCAAACTCGTAACTAATAACCACCTTACTTACCCAAATGAGAACTTCATCTGTCAAAAAGTGGATGCATGAGGAGTGAGGAGTGAGGGGGACAAGGGAGAATAACGACAAATGACTAATGACCAATGACCAATGACTAATAAAGACATTGACTCTATCCTGAAACCATATCAGCGCTTTGGCGTACATCTCGGTTTAGAACGAATTCGACGACTGCTAGCCAATCTGGGTAATCCTCAGCAGCAAGTTCCAGTCATTCACGTAGCAGGGACGAACGGTAAAGGATCTGTCTGCGCTTACCTGTCTGCCGTACTCAAAGAAGCAGGCTATCGAGTCGGACGCTATACTTCGCCTCATTTAGTAGATTGGACGGAACGCATTTGCTTAGACGAACAACCGATCGCACCAAAAACGCTACAGCAAATATTGCTACAAGTCCAGCAGGCAATTTCGCCAGACGAGGAAACCCCAACTCAATTTGCCCCAACTCAATTTGAAATTATTACTGCTGCGGCTTGGTTGTACTTTGCCCAAGTTCAGGTAGATATTGCAGTCATAGAAGTTGGTTTAGGAGGAAGATTAGATGCTACCAACGTTTGCGATCGCCCTTTAGTTACAGTTATTACCTCCATCAGCCGCGAACACTGGCAACAGCTAGGACCAACCGTAGCAGATATTGCCCGAGAAAAAGCAGGAATTCTCAAACCCAACTGTCCCGCAGTTATCGGACAATTACCCCCAGAAGCAGAAACCGTCGTGCGATCGCGTCTCGTAGAACTTGGATGTCCCGCTATCTTTCCCCTCCCCTCACGCCAGACTGAGCCTGGATGGGCAGAGTTTAGGAGTGAGGAGCGAGGAGTGAGGAGCGAGGGAGAAAAAAATCAACTACCAACTACCAACTACCAACTACCAACTACCAACCTCAAATACCCCTTACCTCTACTCGGAGACATCCAGCTGATGAATTCCGCCTTGGCAATTGCCGCTTTACAAATATTGCAGCAACAGGGATGGAAAATTTCGGATGAGGCGATCGCAAATGGGATGGGAAAAGCAAAATGGTTGGGGCGGTTGCAATGGACGACTTGGCAAAATCGTCAACTCCTGATTGATGGGGCGCACAATCCAGCGGCGGCGCAAGCTTTACGTCAATATGTCGATACGCTAGAACAACCTGTTTGTTGGGTGATGGGGATGCTATCTACTAAAGACCATGCAGATATTTTTCGTGCCTTATTGCGCCCCAAGGATGAGTTACATCTCGTTCCCGTTCCAGACCATAGTACTGCCGATCCTGAAATACTAGCAAAGCTAGCCCGTGAAGTTTGTCCCCAACTAGCTACTTGTTACACTTATCCAGATCTGTTCGCTGGATTAGAAGCGGCGACAAAATCA
This genomic stretch from Scytonema millei VB511283 harbors:
- a CDS encoding rhodanese-like domain-containing protein: MNPFNQISVEELAQMLSSDAREQLQLIDVREPDEVAIAHIDGFEVLPLSQFANWADSIPTRFDPQAETIVMCHHGIRSAQMCQWLSRQGFTNLRNLAGGIDAYSAAIDPSVPRY
- the hrcA gene encoding heat-inducible transcriptional repressor HrcA, whose amino-acid sequence is MQVQLNDRQQHILWATVRHYIATAEPVGSKALLEEYNLGVSSATIRNAMGMLEKAGLLYQPHTSAGRIPSDSGYRIYVDRLMTPSDVWGRQVEQLLQEQLKWEDWSLEALLRGAAQILAKVSGCITLITMPSANMARLRHIQLIQIESGRIMLIVVTDTYETQSVLLDLPISEADTLLESDPEVIERELQILSNFLNSQLRGRSLCELASLDWNQLDCEFQQYGDRLKTVFADICRRTQPLPASTQIAIRGVSEVLRQPEFAELQQVQTILHLLEEEQQQLLPFIFEEPELDSNSRRRVTIRIGSENTLEPIRGCTLISSTYRRGTVPVGSVGVLGPTRLDYETAIAIVEAAADYLSDALSN
- a CDS encoding bifunctional folylpolyglutamate synthase/dihydrofolate synthase → MTNKDIDSILKPYQRFGVHLGLERIRRLLANLGNPQQQVPVIHVAGTNGKGSVCAYLSAVLKEAGYRVGRYTSPHLVDWTERICLDEQPIAPKTLQQILLQVQQAISPDEETPTQFAPTQFEIITAAAWLYFAQVQVDIAVIEVGLGGRLDATNVCDRPLVTVITSISREHWQQLGPTVADIAREKAGILKPNCPAVIGQLPPEAETVVRSRLVELGCPAIFPLPSRQTEPGWAEFRSEERGVRSEGEKNQLPTTNYQLPTTNLKYPLPLLGDIQLMNSALAIAALQILQQQGWKISDEAIANGMGKAKWLGRLQWTTWQNRQLLIDGAHNPAAAQALRQYVDTLEQPVCWVMGMLSTKDHADIFRALLRPKDELHLVPVPDHSTADPEILAKLAREVCPQLATCYTYPDLFAGLEAATKSSNLMILCGSLYLVGYFLQTAR
- a CDS encoding DUF3352 domain-containing protein; translated protein: MKRSLFFSAIAAGVVVLLSIGIGCFYWINAQSPLSLLRGGTTNIPAAAIFVPKQAPAMVSLLVNPEKLESLRQLVARPSDRRQSRQELECFKSSLLASSSLDYRQDIQPWLGEEVTLAVTSPDIDRDVANGNQPGYLMVLTSRNPAKSREFLQLLFSQRAIAGRDLVSETYQGVNIFSDRDRVNVGAHSRAPLQERISLVGAAVGDRFILFANHPKVLREAINNVQAPDLSLNDSAQYQHALSLLPAKRIGTIFLNLPQVTTWLGKEPQEQIYDSQIIALKLNPQGIVAETSIAAATQTELAPAGKMLSEPVQALQYLPKTTGLAIAGLDLSHLQNTNLNQLWRQVTTVLSGSSNDAISRLVTQPLAKLQDSWGIDISQDIFSWVQGEYALGMLPQTDVSTSADWIFVAEKSEGTDLAIERFNTIAENRGLSITPLFSEEQKIYAWTQVNTVPSSPSELGDRSLLTLKAKVEGVYTTIDKYEIFTSSVAAMDAALKAAKTSSLLKNSQFQAVIKAIPQPNQGYLYLDLPRSRAILERQLPLVKLLEVAAKPFFDKAQSITVSSYGDRTDVLQGSLVFHIGSN
- a CDS encoding Uma2 family endonuclease, coding for MIASPQLQWMSPQEYLEWEPMQQLRHEYIDGEVFVMTEGTKPHNRIALNLVTALDSHLVQSGCEVYISDVKVQVVTANSYCYPDVVVTCDPRDRESNSIVQHPCLIVEVLSPSTEAYDRGGKFARYRQLETLQEYVLIDSEQIGVDCFRRNEQGLWVLYPYTTEDTITLVSVGLSLPVTALYRQVKFDPKAAES